The nucleotide sequence GGTATGAAGATTAGAAAGGTTTACTTGAGATGCACGTTTGTAATTGATGTTGTATGAATTCTTTGTTTTTGTAATAAAGACGCCTAACGGTTTGGTTGAATGTAGGTAAAGCAACTTGTTGATGGCGCTACTTGGGTTGAACACACTTGTGATGCACGCTTCCGCGAAGACACTAGTTTGggttaaaacttttgttaaatGTGCGTTTTAACTAAAACGGGTCTCTTTGTAAGTAACATAACTTAGTCGTTGTAAGTTGTCGAATTTGTAGCCAAAGACTATGTAGTCGTTTACGAAATGATGGCTTGTAGCTATTTTTGTAACTCCTCTATAGTTATGTTATGGTTAAGAATGGAAATTTTTACTTGttaattatttgacccgtttggtatttgTTAAGTAAAGCTACTTCTTTCTTTTATAAAGTTTTAgaccttacaagttggtatcagagcctaggtttgagagATTCGAGTAGGTCATGGTGCTcgaactcaaaccgaaagctctCGTGAAAGTGTGTTCGTTCCAAAGCGCCACGCAAGTAAGTAATTTTAGgattttatgtttgtaaatagaAATGGGAATGGGTTATGGTTTAGTTGCTAGTATAACGTGGTTGGGGACGTTAAGGTGCGCTATGGAAGGTTTCGGGGCTGCCCAAGACCATTTCGGGTTGGAAAAGGGGGCTGGGAATGAAAATTTTGGTTAAACAGCGCTTGCACATCAgagaggccgtcggcgacggaccCCTATACCGTCGGCGACGGTACCACTTCATCCGACGGCCTAACTTCCTGCCTACGGTCAAATGGCAGCGACGCAACAAACTAGGGACCGTCGGCGACGCACACAtgtgccgtcggcgacggccctccCTTGTTTGAATTCCCTGAATTACTTGTTTGTTATACGGAAACTCCTTAGTTCAGTTCTAGCCTTCTTAAATGTTTGAAACACTTCAAGGTGACAACAAAAACTATGAAAGTTAACTTGATTAACATATCCAAGGGTGAATGTGTGAAAGAATGAGAAGTTGTGTGTACAAACGAATGAAGTAAGTAATGTAATAAGAATGTTGTAAAGAGAGGTCGAATGGATCTATAACTTAAGAGGATGAATTATTAAGAATGAATAATGCATAGAATGATAAGGGGAACGAATGTAATAATGTTTGACACGAATGTTTATTGTAGATGGCAAGTGGAGGAAACACGGATACTACCGAACGTATAACTCGAAGCGAGTTAAACAAGATGATCTCGGATGAAGTAACGAAGGCATTTGATGTAAACGTTTCGAAGTTAGCACAAGAAGTGGAGGGTCAGGTACTAAGTACAGTGGAAAATATGGTCACGAGCAAAGTGGATGAATTGAAGGAAATGATAACCGGGATTCAAAGCAAGAAGGAGGTAAGACGGTGCACCTACAAGGATTTCATGGCTTGTAAGCCTGCCACTTATAATGGGGAAATTGATCCCATCGAATGCCAAAGGTGGATAGCTAATATGGAGGGGGTGTTCATTCGAAGTCATTGCGACAAGGAAGATCAAGTCATGTTTGCCACAGGGCAACTTACACGAAGGGCTAAAGATTGGTGGGATTCGTATAGTAAGGAGATCGGAGAAAATAGAGTTCAAACTTTGACTTGGCAAGAATTCAAACAACCTTTTGTCAAGTACCATTGTCCACAATCAGCTGTGGATCGAATCCAGGAAGACTTTCTCCGACTCCGACAAAAGGATGAATCAGTCAATGAGATCACGAATACTTTCCTTGACCAATTGAAGTTTTGTGAAGAAATAGTCGGAACGGAGAGGAAGAAGATTATCCGTTACCATGGCATGCTTAAGGCTGAAATCCGGGAGTTCATAACTCCTTCCAAATGTGGAACTTTGGACGAGATTATTGATCTGGCAAGGGATAGGGAGATCGAGATAAGGAGGCAAGATGAACGTGGGGAGAAAAGGCAAGTCGAGAAGGGATCAACCCAAGGCTCTTCTAAGAAACCCAAGATGCATGATCAATGAAAGAAAGAAGTTACCAAAGGCGGGTTTCCACGATGTAAGACATGCGGAAAACCCCATTCCGGTGAATGTTTATTGGGAAGGAAGGGGTGTTACAATTGCGGACAAGAAGGGCATCCGTACTATAACTGTCCGAATCCCAAGAGGGTATGCTATTATTGTAACGAATCGGGCCATGTGAAAGCTGATTGCCCAAAGCTTAAACAAGGAGTGAAGAAGGAAGGAAAGAAAGAAGAACCCGCGAAAGCCAAGGGAAGAGTGTTCCAAATCTCTACGGAAGAAGCAAGGGCTCACCcgaatgtggtctcaggtatctaTATGATAAACTCTATACCTACTTATATATTATTCGATACCGGAGCTAGTAGATCATTTATTTCTAGTGAGCTTGCACATTTCCCTTTATTCACGATAGAAAGAATGTGTACACCTCTCGAAGTAGAAATTGCCGATTGTAAGAGTTACCTTTTACACGAAATATGTAGAGGTTGTAAAATTACTATAGATGATGAAGATTTTGATATTGATTTGATTCCCATGGTTTTGGGAGAATTTAAAGTAGtggtaggtatggattggttatcccgttaTCACGCGGAAATTTTATGTGAAAACAAAATTATTCATGTGACATCCCCTAAAGGGAAACGGGTAACCATTCATGGGGAAAGGGAAGTAGGGGCAAAATTTTGTACTATCTTAGAAGCAATTAAGTACGTGAGGAATGGAAGTAAAGCATTTTTAGCCTATGTTGTCGATACCAAATTAGGAGCTTAAAAAATTGAAGATACTAAGATAGTGAatgaatacccagatgtatttccggacGAATTGCCGGGACTTCCACCCGAGCGGGAAGTCGAGTTTCGTATCGAATTAGAACCAAATGCCAAACcggtagccaaagccccttaccggtTGGCACCCGCGGAAGTACGGGAATTAATGGTCCAATTACAAGAACTTCTTGACAAGGGTTTCATACGCCCTAGCGTATCCCCGTGGGGAGCGCCTGTTTTGTTTgctaaaaagaaagatgggtcgatgagaatgtgcatcgactaccgtgaactcaacaaactcacggtaaagaaccgatacacacttccgagaatagatgatctctttgatcaactacaaggggcaagttggttCTCAAAAATCGACTTGCGATCGGGCTACCATCAAGTACGAGTAAGGGAAGAGGATGTAcctaagactgcgttcagaactcgctacggacattacgaattcctggtAATGTCATTCGGGTTAACTAACGCTCCGGCCgcttttatggatctaatgaatagaGTATGCCGAAATATGTTAGATCAGTTCGTCatagtgtttattgatgacattttagtATACTCTCGTAGCGAGTCTGAACATGCAAGTCATTTACGTCAGGTACTCGAGACGCTTCGAAAAGAAAGattatatgctaagttttctaagtgtgcgTTTTGGCTTAGGGAAGtgcagtttttaggacacgtaaTTAACGAAAAGGGAATTTTGGTGGATCCCTCTAAGGTGGAAGCCGTGATGAAATGGGTACCCCCGAAGAATGTTAGTGAAGTAAGAAGTTTCTTAGGTCTAGCCGGCTATTATCGGAGGTTCATTCAAGACTTCTCCAAAATAGCCCTTCCTTTAACTAAACTAACAAAGAAAGAAGAAAGATTCGAATGGAATGATGAACAACAGAAGACTTTTCGAATGTTAAAGGAGAAATTGTCAAGTTCTCCTATTTTAACCCTGCCAGAGGGGACTGAAGATTTAGTGATATATGCGGATGCATCTCATAAGGGATTAGGATGTGTcttgatgcaacgaggcaaggtcatcgcctacgcTTCAAGACAACTAAAACAGCATGAAATTAACTATCctacacatgatttggagctggcGGCGGTTGTTTTTGCCttaaaaatctggaggcattatctcTATGGAGCAAAGTGTACAATTTATTCCGACCACAAAAGCCTTAAGTATTTCTTTGAGCAGAAGGATCTTAATATGAGGCAACCAAGATGGTTGGAATTGATTAAAGATTATGACTGTGACATTCTTTACCATCCAGGTAAAGCTAATGTGGTGGCGGACGCACTAAGCCGGAAAGAATACCCACCGCCTATTCGAGTGAAATCGATGAGAATGATAGTTACCCCAAATCTTCTTGGAACGATACGAGAGGCGCAAGATAAGTCCTTGAATGTGGGTGATCCGAAAAGTGAAAGAACAAAAGGGTTTGAAAATAAATTTGAGTTGAACGCGAGTGGGTTAAGAACAAGGTTTGGGCGGGTTTGGATATCGCGACACTGTGAAGCGAAGACCTTATTAATGGAAGAAGCGCACAAGTCCCGTTACTCGGTTCATCCGGGAGCCactaaaatgtaccaggatttgaaagaaaatttttggtggccgggaatgaaatgCGACATTGTTAAGTATGTAtctaaatgcttgacatgttcGCAAGTAaaggcggaacatcaaaaacCTTACGGGAAACTACAACCTCTAGAAattccggtatggaaatgggagaaTGTGACTATGGATCTTGTGACCAAACTTCCAAAAACAAAGAAAGGGCATGATGCAATATGGGTCGTTGTCGACCGCCTTACCAAAAGCGCCCATTTTCTACCCATTCGAGAGACTTATTCCTCGGAAAGGTTAGCGGAAGTTTATGTGAATGAGATCGTCTCCCGCCATGGTGTACCGGTGTCTATTGTCTCAGATCGGGATACGCGATTCACCTCCCGCTACTGGCGGAAATTTCATGAAGGAATGGGTACCCAATTGCATGTAAGTACCGcataccacccacaaacggatggccaatccgagcgaacgattcaaactctcatAGACATGTTGAGAGCATGCGTGATGGATTTCAGGGGAAATTGGGATGAACATTTGCCACTAgtagaattttcatataataatagctaccaaAGTAGCATACAAATGGCGCCGTATGAAATGTTGTATGGAAGAAGGTGTAGAACCCCGGTTTGCTGGGGAGAAGTAGGGCAAAGGGAACTCGCACCGAATGATGTAGTGGCGATAACCAATGAAAAGATCGACGTCATACGGGCTCGATTAAAAGCAGCGCAAGACCGACAAAAGTCCTATGCGGATAAAAGAAGTCGCCCTATTGAGTTCCAAGTGGGGGACCGAGTATTCTTGAAGGTGTCTCCGTGGAAAGGCATAATTCGATTTCGCAAGCGAGGAAAGTTGGGTCCCCGATAtatcggaccgttcgagattCTAGCTCGAGTTGGAAAGGTAGCCTACCGATTAGAACTGCCCCCATCATTAGAAGGAATCCACAACACTTTTCATGTGTCACAATTGCGGAAATGTTTAACGGATGAAACGGCTCACGTACCTCTTGGAGACATCGAAATAGACAAGAAGATGAATTACATAGAAAGACCGGTAGCCATAAGGGATTCCAAGATAAAGACTCTTCGCAACAAAGAAGTTAAGCAAGTATTGGTTCAATGGCAACACCGAAAGGGGTCGGATCTCACTTGGGAATAGGAGAATGAGATGAGAAGGTTCTACCCGTTTTTGTTTGGTACGTAATtgggtttcggggacgaaacctattttaaggggggtggacttgtaacgccccaaaatttataaattatgttaATAATAATAGTATGTGTGTAGAATTAATTAACAATAGAAAGATAAGTAAAAACTCTTGATTTTTAActaatacacatatatatataagtaagacttaattaaaagaagaaGAGTTAGCCTTAAATGACAAAAGGGTGAAGTTCTAGGGGGCAAGAATGATAAAAGTAAAACATGAATGGTTAAAAACAAGAACAAAACACAACATACACACTGGTGGATGTGTGTGTGTCGCGAACCAGGAAGGAGAAAGGGGGGGAAACCCCTTATTATCACAAATTCACCAAATTGAAGCCCCAAATGTGATCCTAAGTTCGTGCATGTACTAATATTGGATCATCTACACATTATTAAACACAAGGTAAGTAGAATTTTggtatttgatgatcttgaatgTGATGGGTTTTTATGAATCCTTGAACATTTGAGAAATTAGCATGAATAAGGAGTAGGAACACCATTTGGAACATGATTGATGCTGAATTTTTACTAAAATGTTAGTAACTATGAAAAACCCACTTGGAATCGTGATGATAGGAAGAATTATAAAAGTTCTTTGTTAATTGGTATGATGACTAAAAATGGTAGTGTTCATATCAATGGGTTGTTAGTTAGAAACAATTTACGAATGAAAGTTACATAGAAAATTATTGGAATTTGATGTTCTTGATGAAGTTGATATGAAATGGTTAGGTTATGCTCATAATACTTGTACTCTATGCTTGATAGgtagtacgcacgccaagtgtttgttaaaatgcttgAAAGAGATAAATCTCATATTGAGCGATATTACATTGAATAGGACTTAGACAACCTTGAATGTTAATGCATATCTTAAGAACGAATTTCAAATATGACATGAGATTAAAGTATGTGAATTTGGAATGTAGGAATAAAAGAAGAAAGTTCAAATCAATCCGGATCGCAAGCGAAGGACGGCAAAGGTAAGTTTTTGCGTACACAAGGCTATTGGCATGTTTTATTATAGCACTTTATCAATTAATGGTTGAAGTTGTTTACTTGTAAGAAGGTTATTGTATTTCGATTGCATAACATAGATATGGGTCGAATGAGTTAGAAGGGTAATGTACCAAGTTAAGGACAAATTTATGTAGGTATGAAGATTAGAAAGGTTTACTTGAGATGCACGTTTGTAATTGATGTTGTATGAATTCTTTGTTTTTGTAATAAAGACGCCTAACGGTTTGGTTGAATGTAGGTAAAGCAACTTGTTGATGGCGCTACTTGGGTTGAACACACTTGTGATGCACGCTTCCGCGAAGACACTAGTTTGggttaaaacttttgttaaatGTGCTTTTTAACTAAAACGGGTCTCTTTGTAAGTAACATAACTTAGTCGTTGTAAGTTGTCGAATTTGTAGCCAAAGACTATGTAGTCGTTTACGAAATGATGGCTTGTAGCTATTTTTGTAACTCCTCTATAGTTATGTTATGGTTAAGAATGGAAATTTTTACTTGttaattatttgacccgtttggtatttgTTAAGTAAAGCTACTTCTTTCTTTTATAAAGTTTTAGACCTTAcaagcaggcctagaagccttcacgctagcctttatctctggggccaaaccaccaatgaaacgcgcgatccgtttgtgttccggggtcacaaggtatgGAACCAATCTTAacagggtgttgaaacttgtgagatatgcctggcagtccaggttcttcatgaccagtgataggaaatcagactctatcttctcaacctcgtgctgagggccaTAGTTTTCCTttatgagagcaataaattcctcccatgacatgctatacaaaacagcctaccctgaggcttgaaccaatgatctccaccacgctagggcttcacccttaaatgactaggatacaaacttcaccacatccctctcagcacaaccactaatgtccaccactgtgtccatttcgtccagccaggtcatgcaatccaccgcgcctttttccccagtaaaatctcggggcttgcaggaaacgaaatacttatacgtgcaacccctggcgcgaggtgcatcatcgaccATTATCTTCTTAagacggacactattctcatttgatgagtgtctatcatcatccttcttaggtTTAGGCTGgatcgagggtggtttgctgtgaggttcagaatgggtttttggtttagagtgtggtgcagatcGGGTCCTACTTCGAGACTCGGTATACTCTTCATATTGCCGATCTAAGGCCGCCTTGACAACGTCGTCTACTAAAGCTTTTAATTCTGCGCCCGTTAtattaatttgggcgttatcattttcATCCTCCTTTGATTGGCTATTAACTCCATTTGGGTCAGCCAtcgagatcttgatctgctacaaggaatatgacagaattttatttaggagtttattatggaattgtcttttatggcaattcattaaccatggtaaacatagaccatatttggttaatttgttactcacttttatttaggatttgaatataacttatcctaattacaaacaatattgttagtggcacaaaagcctagtcacaaggacgttttataatataagctaggaattcagagaatcaaggcatgaaggtttgaaccatagttcttttaccttttctgataGGGAGTTATAggctacaactgtcttttgtcttatatgacaataagtatggcccgtaggcactacatcactaatggatgatttaacccatgatttataaatcattaacttaggtcttggaatcctctgaaggattcttatataagaatgacgcgtgtgattttaacgaaccacatctgccaagaatgttaacatgtttacagaggttaacaggaatctgaaccttttactcaggtctcaccatcttggccgggtcttataatgacaccaggctaggtcacaccattaagattctttatttaggcagacttaattaaaaggaatgatttttaatttatctcatataataatgtattaaaatgacaaaaaatgaaatttataaacttaacattccattaatcataataatgattacacactgccctacaCGGGACTTTCAATAGACaagtacctacgcagaggtttacagaaaacaagtccacgcagggaccaaatacaaggatagatgtccgcacagggacaaaagataagtccacacagggactgaaaggcaattgtccacgcagggactaaacacaataaatgtccacgcagggactaaaacaaatagatgtccacacagggactcgattgaaataggaaatacaatagaacatataaagactaatgatctcgcttcttcttcccctttagtaggtttgctaggcctttaaggaatccacgattgttcttacgttcttgctcaaagtctcgttctaccctatttaaacggtgaacgatttcttcctgctccggtggggaaaaatgTGGCTtctgcgacggttgttgaaccggaggtctagtaggtgctggatacccatgagctgcgtatcctaatccccaaggatttccataaggtccttcgggatggagggcgttgtaattggccgctaccaaaTATGGGTCGGCGTCAGCATAATTATAGTGAGTGTGAGTCGGCAACTCAAACGGGTTATATGCCATGGATCCGGCGTATgctggtatcgggttatcatagccgaatggtggcggaggtggtgcaactggtgcagaattcacctctgcatggtgtaacacctcgaaattttgtgtccaataaataaatgacacatgtcaaatacgacaaaaataatataaacccggatttaattaagatatacggtaggattttcgaatgtgtcgacatgttaattttatacctctgagcgacttcgttATCATAAATCCCGAGACCCTAAGGAAATTTAATAAGCATCTAATACATCGTAATCCGGTAATTTCCAATAATCAAAAGAGTTCATTTTACTAATAATGGATCTTAAAGAAATAATGAATAATTGTAAACCCCATCATTGAAGGCCCATAATGCATAATGCTAAAGGACCAAGAATGGGTTAA is from Helianthus annuus cultivar XRQ/B chromosome 9, HanXRQr2.0-SUNRISE, whole genome shotgun sequence and encodes:
- the LOC110876717 gene encoding uncharacterized protein LOC110876717, whose translation is MAPYEMLYGRRCRTPVCWGEVGQRELAPNDVVAITNEKIDVIRARLKAAQDRQKSYADKRSRPIEFQVGDRVFLKVSPWKGIIRFRKRGKLGPRYIGPFEILARVGKVAYRLELPPSLEGIHNTFHVSQLRKCLTDETAHVPLGDIEIDKKMNYIERPVAIRDSKIKTLRNKEVKQVLVQWQHRKGSDLTWE